Proteins encoded by one window of Arachis ipaensis cultivar K30076 chromosome B04, Araip1.1, whole genome shotgun sequence:
- the LOC107637164 gene encoding F-box/kelch-repeat protein At3g23880-like, whose translation MERKQVGMNDILPRELIRRIFLRVPAKDLFRLRFVSKLWHSFISDPDFAELHYNLYSAVSSRSYLLVKDYTSAYCVHLDRLFDVAAAPPTLKEVSLPSRKKPYPHFRLLGSCRGFVLLKEKPDFLVIWNPVTGSSKTISYSHIKVPRDDSIIRYGFGFDASRDDYLIVLSWHDYYIQHGLVCFSLRTNSWIDLDAALPETRVRWKQKLSALFLHGAIHWLCYSSRDHIEDGILIFDLKERSFSTISMPTQLVGCYPIYLITLGGCLALYSDDKHKTEIWVMKEYKVPSSWILMYDIPYGNNLPLCMSNGSDIIALNFTPRYCKIRFAKYNVSGELLNYSPLPLSEYYYFHRSFSVYTGSLFPFPCDIKDRDKKKKTGQECFEQRDVAED comes from the exons atggagaggaagcaggtGGGCATGAATGACATCCTCCCTCGGGAGCTCATTCGCCGAATCTTTCTAAGGGTACCCGCCAAAGACCTGTTTCGCCTCAGATTCGTTTCAAAACTTTGGCACTCTTTCATTTCCGATCCAGACTTTGCGGAATTGCATTACAACCTCTACTCTGCCGTATCTTCCCGTTCGTACTTATTGGTAAAAGACTATACTAGTGCTTACTGTGTTCACTTAGACAGGCTATTTGATGTTGCAGCAGCACCACCAACACTCAAAGAGGTATCTCTCCCTTCTAGGAAGAAGCCATATCCTCATTTTCGTCTCTTGGGATCCTGCCGAGGCTTTGTTCTCTTAAAGGAAAAACCAGATTTTCTTGTTATATGGAACCCAGTGACTGGATCCAGCAAAACAATATCTTACTCTCATATTAAGGTCCCGCGCGATGATTCAATTATTCGATATGGATTTGGTTTCGATGCATCACGAGATGACTATTTAATAGTTCTATCTTGGCATGATTACTACATCCAACACGGCTTAGTTTGCTTTTCGTTGAGAACCAATTCATGGATTGATCTCGATGCAGCACTCCCCGAAACCAGGGTTAGGTGGAAGCAGAAACTTTCTGCGTTGTTCTTACATGGCGCTATTCATTGGTTGTGTTACTCTAGTCGAGATCACATTGAAGATGGTATTCTTATCTTTGATTTGAAGGAAAGGAGTTTCTCAACGATATCTATGCCAACACAACTCGTAGGGTGTTACCCCATCTATCTCATCACACTAGGAGGTTGCCTAGCCTTGTATTCGGATGACAAGCATAAAACTGAGATATGGGTTATGAAAGAATATAAAGTACCGTCATCTTGGATTCTAATGTATGACATTCCTTATGGTAACAATTTGCCTCTATGCATGTCCAATGGAAGTGACATTATTGCGTTAAATTTTACTCCGCGGTATTGCAAGATAAGGTTTGCCAAATATAACGTCAGTGGAGAGCTTCTAAATTATTCTCCTCTGCCTCTTTCTGAATATTATTACTTCCATAGAAGTTTCTCTGTATATACAGGGAGTCTCTTTCCATTCCCCTGTGACATTAAGGATAGGGATAAGAAGAAGAAAACTG GCCAAGAATGTTTTGAACAACGTGATGTTGCCGAAGATTAG